GCGCTGGACCTTCTGGCCGAGGCGCCGCCCGAGGTGCGCTGGTTCCCGCTCTATGCGCGCGGCATCGCGCTGGAACGCGCGGGCCAGTTCGACCGCGCCGAGGCCGACCTTCTGGCCGCGCTTCAGATCCGCCCCGACCATGCCAGCCTGCTCAACTACCTGGGCTATTCCTGGATCGACCGGAACGAGAACCTGGAACGCGCGCTCGAGATGATTCAGCGCGCGGTGGAACTGTCGCCGGGTGACGGCTACATCCTCGATTCGCTAGCTTGGGCCTATTACCGCTTGGGCCGCTACGACGAGGCGGTGGCGCCGATGGAACAGGCCATCGCCACGATGGCCTCGGACCCGCTGGTCAACGACCATCTGGGCGACATCTACTGGATGGTGGGCCGCCAGCGCGAGGCGCAGATCCAGTGGCAGCGCGCCCTGTCGCTGGAGCCCGGCGAAAGCGGCGATGTCGATCCCGACCGCATCCGCGCCAAGCTGGACCGCGGCCTGACCGCCGTGCTGGAGGACGAGGACACCCCCGTCGCCAGCCAGCCCAGCCAAGCGCCGCAGACCGAGGCCGACGCCACCGAATGAGCCCCGCCCCGGCATGATCGTCGAGTTCGCCCCGGCCAAGCTGAACCTGGCCCTGCATGTCACCGGACGGCGGGCCGACGGCTATCACCTGATCGATTCGCTGGTCTGCTTCGCGGCCATCGGCGACCGGATCGCACTGACCCCCGGACCGCTGTCCCTGACCATCGACGGCCCCTTCGCAGCAGGGCTTTCGGCGGATGCGGACAACCTCTGCCTGCGCGCCGCGCGGCTGGCGGGCGGGCAGGCCGCGATCACCCTGACCAAAGCGCTGCCCGTCGCCTCGGGGATCGGCGGCGGCTCGGCCGATGCGGCGGCGGTGCTGCGGGGCCTGGCGCGGATGGGCCATCCGCTGCCCGACCGCAGCGAACGGCTTGGCGCCGACGTGCCGGTCTGCCTGGCCGGCACCCCCGCCCGCATGCAGGGGATCGGCGAGGTGCTGACCCCGCTGCCCGCCCTGCCGCCCCTGCATCTGATGCTGGTCAATCCCGGCGTCGCCGTGCCCACGCCCGCGATCTTCGCGAGGCTCGAGCGGCGCAACAATCCGCCCCTGCCGCCCGTCCCGGCCTTCCCCGATGCGCCCGCGCTGATCGGCTGGCTGCGGACGGCGCGCAACGACCTGCAGCCCCCGGCCGTCGCCGCGGCCCCGGTCATCGCCGATGTCCTGCAGGCGCTGGAGGCTTCAGGCGCGCTACTGGCGCGCATGTCGGGATCGGGCGCGACCTGCTTCGGCCTCTTTCCCGACGCCTCCCGGGCGGCGGCGGCGGCTGCGGCACTGGCGCGCAACGGCTGGTGGGCGGTGGCGACCGAACTGGCGCCCGACCCGCGCCCCCGCTAGACTGCGCGCAGATTCAGCGGAGGGACCCCATGCTGCGCCTTGGCGTCAATATCGATCACGTCGCGACCATCCGGAACGCCCGGGGCACCCCCTGGCCCGACCCCGTGCGCGCGGCACTGGCGGCCGAGGGCGCGGGCGCGCAGGGCATCACCGCCCATCTGCGCGAGGATCGCCGCCACATCACCGACGCCGACATCGACGCGCTGATGGACCGCCTGACGCTGCCCCTGAACTTTGAGATGGCCGCCACCCCCGAGATGCAGGCCATCGCCCTGCGCCATCGCCCCCATGCCGTCTGCATCGTCCCCGAGAAGCGCCAGGAACGCACGACCGAGGGCGGGCTCGACGTGGCCGGGCAGGAGGCCGCGCTGGCCGCCTATGTCGCGCCGCTCAGGGAGGCGGGCTGCCGCGTGTCGCTGTTCATCGGCCACCAGCCCGACCAGATCCGCGCCAGCGCCCGCATCGGCGCCGCCGTGGTCGAACTGCATACCGGCGCCTATTGCGACCTGGACACCGAGGGCCGCCATGCCGAACGCGACGCGGAACTCGACGCCCTGCGCCAGGGCGCGGCGCTGGCCGCCAGCCTGGGGCTGGAGGTCCATGCCGGCCATGGTCTGACCTTCGACACGGTCGGCCCCATCGCCGCCATTCCCGAACTGGCCGAGCTGAACATCGGCCATTTCCTGATCGCGGAATCGGTCTTCATCGGCCTGCCCGCCGCCATCGCCGAGATGCGCCGCCGCATGGATCTGGCCCGCGCATGACCTTCTTCTTCACTCAAATATCCAGATTCGACCCCCGGCCACGCACACCATGATCCTGGGCATCGGCACCGACCTTGCCAATATCGAGCGGATCCAGGGCACGCTGGACCGCTTCGGCGACCGCTTCCGCACCCGCGTCTTCACGCCCACGGAACTGGCCCGCGCCGCCCGCCGCAAGGACGAGGCCGGAACGCTTGCCAAGCGATGGGCCGCGAAGGAGGCCTGTTCCAAGGCGCTCGGCACCGGGCTGGCCATGGGGATCAGCTGGCGCGACATGGCGGTGACGAACCTGCCCACCGGCCAGCCGGTCATGGCGCTGACGGGCTGGGCGGCGGACCGGCTGGCCGCGATGACGCCTGCGGGCCATCACGCCATCGTGCATGTCACCCTGACCGACGACCACCCCTGGGCGCAGGCTTTCGTGGTGATCGAGGCCCGGCCCGGGCCTGCCCCTGCTTGACTTTTGCCCGCCGCCCGGACCATGAACGCCCCCAACGACCGCGCCCGCTGGTGGCGCGGGCAGACTGCGCGATGCCGGACCCCGGCCCATGAACCAAAAGGACCACGCGGAATGGCAACGGCTGCGCCCGAGAAAAAGGACGGCATCTGGGAGACGGTCAAGACCATCTTCTGGGCGCTGGTGATCGCGGGCATCTTCCGCACGCTGTTCTTC
Above is a window of Paracoccus liaowanqingii DNA encoding:
- a CDS encoding 4-(cytidine 5'-diphospho)-2-C-methyl-D-erythritol kinase, which encodes MIVEFAPAKLNLALHVTGRRADGYHLIDSLVCFAAIGDRIALTPGPLSLTIDGPFAAGLSADADNLCLRAARLAGGQAAITLTKALPVASGIGGGSADAAAVLRGLARMGHPLPDRSERLGADVPVCLAGTPARMQGIGEVLTPLPALPPLHLMLVNPGVAVPTPAIFARLERRNNPPLPPVPAFPDAPALIGWLRTARNDLQPPAVAAAPVIADVLQALEASGALLARMSGSGATCFGLFPDASRAAAAAAALARNGWWAVATELAPDPRPR
- a CDS encoding pyridoxine 5'-phosphate synthase; amino-acid sequence: MLRLGVNIDHVATIRNARGTPWPDPVRAALAAEGAGAQGITAHLREDRRHITDADIDALMDRLTLPLNFEMAATPEMQAIALRHRPHAVCIVPEKRQERTTEGGLDVAGQEAALAAYVAPLREAGCRVSLFIGHQPDQIRASARIGAAVVELHTGAYCDLDTEGRHAERDAELDALRQGAALAASLGLEVHAGHGLTFDTVGPIAAIPELAELNIGHFLIAESVFIGLPAAIAEMRRRMDLARA
- the acpS gene encoding holo-ACP synthase, with the protein product MILGIGTDLANIERIQGTLDRFGDRFRTRVFTPTELARAARRKDEAGTLAKRWAAKEACSKALGTGLAMGISWRDMAVTNLPTGQPVMALTGWAADRLAAMTPAGHHAIVHVTLTDDHPWAQAFVVIEARPGPAPA